The sequence AGCTTGTAATCCTAGAGTAGGAGAATTGTGCCCTAGTGgtcaattttcatatttttgaaaactgactAATATTTTTACACCTCTGATGTAGCATAACCTTATTCTCTACCTAGACTGTAAAAGTTAGTATTACAATTCAACACTAAAAGGGAAGACTtcgtttttgtgtgtgtgtgtgtgtgtgtgtgtttaggaatCATTTAATTGGTCTCATTATTAGGATTCCAACAACAATCACATCTTTAACACCTACTACTCTTTCTCACATTGTACTACTAaccacttcattttaaaatatattcattgatcagaaaaatattttcaatctaaAAATCTGATGATCAGGCAACACTgactcaaatttttttaaatagaggagTTAAACTGCAAGAAATTTGCATTTGTGAAGAAATTATGAAAGAatgaggtggggggggggtggttcaAGTTCTCTAACTTCTTCTTTTTGTCCTCCCAAGGAGAGTCTCAGCCCTGGGCCCTAGTTGCATTTCAGGGCATCAGGGAGAGCAGAAGTAAGGAACCCTGGTGGGGAAGCACGAGGGTTGAGGGTGGGGTAGAAATAACAGAGTCATTCTGTTAGTAACAAAGGGTAAAATTAACACAAGAGACTCATAATAATTGAAATGAACATCTAAAACAAAGAGTCTTTTAGGAGGAataaaaagagatcaaatttcaGAAATTGGTGAAATTCATAaacatttacaattttttaaaactttgtgtttCATATCTATAGcaattttgtttcctctttatAATCTCAATTTTGCTACAAAATATTAGTATCCTGACATATTCTTTTTGTTCCTTCCCTACTGCAAAGGTGATATTTTAAAGGCACTTCCAAAGAGTAAGAATTTTATTAACAACTATTTTAAACTAGTCACAAATGTGGCAAGTGTCTCATTTCTAAAAGGCATGGATCTTGAATATTAAGCAGAAAGTTGTATTTTCaaacattattttcctttataagtaAATTCAGGACACACTAGATATCTACTTGCTACCTTAGAAAAACAACATTGCCCTTTAAGTAACTGACTGGTTTTGCAAGGTCTCTCAGGCCTctttctctgagcttctgtttgaCAACAGCAAATCCCCTATTTGGGTAAGGCTCCTACCTCAGGACTGTTTTGCCAAATAATTGTGGCCCTAAGGTTAACTAATACACGAGAAATTTTCAACGAATACCACATTTTTGTCAGAAAGCCAAGAGATTCTATTAAATCTTTTTGTTTAGGTAATTTTTCTATGTCTGCCACAGTCCAATTATTAAGTTTTCAGTGGTGTGGTATACAAACGTACAAAAACCTAAGCTGTGAAAAAACCAAGGTATCAAACCACATGCCACCTCCCGTGTGTAAAATGGCAGCATGTTTCAAGATGTATAGACTCACCCAGAAGAATGAGGTAACCGTGCCTCTGAGGGGAAAGAAGAAGGCTGGAGGATGGGGAGGCAGGGCCATCTCTTTTCACCGTGTTCTCTTTGgtagtatttgttgttgttgttgttttttgctgAGTGCCAgcattgtttttaagaaaagaaaaaaaccaacagGAAAACATTTCTCAGAAATATATTTCCTGTGAAATCCAGTTTGGTCAACAGTATTTAACAATCTACTGAGTATTAATTTCCATACATAATTTAGGCAGACAATAATATGATGAAATGAATTTGATAAAAACCTTTAATGGAGTATCAATTGGATTATTCTAATTTGCATCTGTATATACACATCCTTACACATCCTCCAGAATACATGTTTTCAGAATCATCTGCACACTTCCAGTGTTTTCAGCACAAAGATATGCAATTTCTGGAACGAGACCCAGACAGTTGAGAGGAAGAACTGTTGAAGATTGTGGATATTTTCCATAACTGTTTACCTCTAGTAAAGGAGTACTAATTAGGGTATCAAGTTCCCAAGCAGTCAGGAAGAGACAGTCTGCAGAGAGCCTCCAGACACGATAAGGTGCTTTCTTTATTCAAAGGTGTGAGCTTTCTAGATGTCATTGAACTTGTAGCAGGAGCCACTAcagttgaaaaacaaaataagcaacaACTTGTAGTTCAACCATTCAAGTGAACTgctaaagtttataaaaatattacatgagATGAAATGTATAGCCTGAAAACAGAGTAAATAATAACTGTCTGGAAAAAACTAATGATAAGTACTTTTGCAGCTTGGATAACTAACCAATACAAAGACTATGATAatagatttcatttttgaaacatgTTTGAACTTTAAAGGTAAAACATAATGGTTCACAAATGACTTTTTCTGTCCATGGATGTTAAAACAACTATTTTTACTTACCCTGTTATCTTTGAGGAAAGTTTGAAATGAAagactattattttttatttaagtggATCAAGTAAACAATACATTTTGAATTAAACCAAAACTTAAAAACCAAAGTGCAGTTTTCAAGATTCCAGCAACTacttaaatacatacataaatgctTCTCtgtaattcattaatttaaaaaaaattaagtaagcaATTCAACTGCAGGTAAGGAAGAAGACCCAGCCCAAATGTTTCAAGCTTAGGAAAGACCTGTAAAAGTGGCATGGTGTTAAAATTGTAGCAATACTAATACTGCTAATAACTGACATCTGCAAATAATTAATCATGGTACCTTGTCTTTtgttctttcagtattttaaaatactaatactCTACACACTTGCCTGGTTGACACTTTTTTCTCATAGGTAAATATGGGTCCCttctcccccatccccccacccgtAGATTCTTTGCAAAACTCActgaaatgaacaaaacaatgattaaaacaataaaagcaaaaccaTGGAAAACATTCCAATCAAAGTGCTGAAACCAAACAAGGAATAGGTAACTGTTCTTACCTTCAAGATGTGTCCTATTAGATTTTATGTTCTAATAGGTTAaactggaattgttttcttacatcctgttcttcttctgttttaaacaataaaatcttGCGTAAGAAAGCACtctccctgtttttctttctcctgccccAGTCTCCAGGAAACCTTAAAAACTGCATCTTCGTTTCCCTGGGTGTTTTAAGTGAAGGACTTTTCAAATTTTAGTCAATATGCCTCACAGACTTCTTTTGTCATATTCTTTGTCATGTTCAGCATTCATAGGAAAGTTCACAGTGTCTAAGTTCTTCTATGCTATGCAGGTAAATTTACAAATCAAAGGatgacaaagttttttttttaatcatttatctaCAGTTGAGTATCTTTCAAGTGAAAGTACCACTTTCACCTGATTTCTGTATCCATTTCACATTTTTTAGCAGATTATATTTTTTGAACAATAAAAGGCCCATTTCGAATAGCTAGAAATTTTGGACAttgggggtgttttttttttaattactgtagtgATAGGCCAGTAAACCCCAAGTTGGATATTTTCACTCGGGGGAGGTGGGGTGCGGGaggaaaacaaaagggaaagaaaccTGTACAGAACTTTACAGGTGCGAGCTGAACAGGAAACATGAGAACACATAAAAACCTAACCTCTTTCCCTTATCTAACCTCTATCCCCACAGAGCAGAAACAGAATACTTACAAATTAGGATCCGTGtatttgtgtctctgtgttttctcttctttggatTTGGATACTTTGAGCTAATTTGAAAGTGCCCGGTTGGTTGCCCACAAAATGATGCTTGAGAGGCTAAAGACGCATAAATTAGAAACCCTACAAAGGGAGAGGACGGTCATTGTACCTCATCTCTTTATGCGCTCTTACGGTGGGAcccaagagcttttttttttttttaacactttagaTGATGGAGCAAGTGAGAGGCTGATAGCTGGAGAGGACTAGGCGAAACAGCCATCCGCTCTCAACTTAGCACCATTCTGTccacctcccccccacctccaaatacacTGGACTTTGCTACTAAATCACTTTAGGAAACTGGGGTCTGATGGGCAGAGGCACGGAGTCCTTCACATCCAGCCTCGACGCCAGCCTCAGAGTTTCTGTTTCTGATGCTCCAGGGCTAGGGTAACAGGAAGTCTGGATGGAAGCAGGAAGGATGGAGAAAGCGAAGGGAGTGATCCTTTCAAGAAACATCCAACTGCCCCCTTTACCTTTTTGCCTCCTCtatggggagtgggggtggagtgggggtgtTGGCGAGAGAAAAAAGATGTCAAGGACCATTGTTTGCTCGTTTGGGATGTTGCTCCGCCCCCCGAGTCTGTCGTAAACCCGGCGCCGGACTAAAATAAACCCCAGATCCCGCAGCTCGGGGGGCTCGCCGCGCCGCCGACTCCTGGTCACAGGCGCAGCCGCCGCGGCCGAGGTGGCGGCGACCCGCGCGCGCCCCGGGCCCCCCTACCTGGCCGCCCGCCGAGCCATGTCGTTGAGCCCCAAGCACACGACGCCCTTCTCCGTGTCCGACATCCTGAGCCCCATCGAGGAGACCTACAAGAAGTTCGGCGGCGCCATGGACGGCACGCCGCCCGGCCTGGGGGCCGCCTACCGCGCGCCGCCGCCCGGGCCCTCCTCGcaggcggcggccgcggcgggcATGCAGCCCCCGCACGCCATGGCGGGCCACaacgcggcggcggcggcagcggcggcggctgcAGCGGCGGCAGCCGCCACCTACCACATGCCGCCCGGCGTCTCGCAGTTCCCGCACGGCGCCGTGGGCGGCTACTGCAACGGCGGCCTGGGCAACGTGGGCGAGCTGCCCGCCTACACAGACGGCGTGCGGGGCGGCGCGGCCGCCGCGGCCACCGGCTGGTACGGCGCCAACCCGGACCCGCGCTACTCGTCAAGTGAGCGGGGCGAGGAGTGCGGGACTGAGGGCCGAGGACGGCGCGGGCGTTCCCCGCCGCAGCCCGGGGCGCGGGGAGTGCTTGGGAATCCGGCCGGGGGTCCGCGGGGCGTCCTGGGGCCCTGAGACACTGAGCGCGCGGGGCGTCCTGGGACCCTGAGACACTGAGCGCGCGGGGCGTCCTGGGACCCCGGGACCCCGAGCGCGCGGGGCGTCCTGGGACCCAACCGGCCCCGCCGGCGTCGCGGCCGCCGCGGTGTGAAGAGAGCGGGGCGGCGGCTGCTGACCGGTCTTCCCCTTGGGTCCCTCCGCAGTCTCCAGGTTCATGGGGCCGTCGGCGGGCGTGAACGTGGCCGGCATGGGGTCGCTGACGGGCATCGCGGACGCGGCCAAGTCGCTGGCGCCCCTGCACGCTGCGGCGGCGCCGCGGAGGAAGCGCCGCGTGCTGTTCTCGCAGGCGCAGGTGTACGAGCTGGAGCGGCGCTTCAAGCAGCAGAAGTACCTGTCGGCGCCCGAGCGCGAGCACCTGGCCAGCATGATCCACCTGACGCCCACTCAGGTGAAGATCTGGTTCCAGAACCACCGCTACAAGATGAAGCGCCAGGCCAAGGACAAAGCGgcgcagcagctgcagcaggaggCCGGCCTgggcccgccgccgccgccgtcgccGCGCCGCGTGGCCGTGCCCGTGCTGGTCAAGGACGGCAAGCCCTGCCAGAACGGCGCGGCCACGCCGACGCCCCAGGCCGGCCCGCAGCCGCCCGCGCCGACGCCGGAGCTGGAGGAGCTGTCGCCCAGCCCGCCTGCTCTGCACGGGGCGGGGGCAGGCCTGTCGGGGCTGgacgcggcggcggcgggggacTACGGCGGCAGCGCGCTGGGCGCCAACCTGCTCTACGGCCGGACGTGGTGACGGCGCGGCTGGCCGGGGGTCCCGCCGCCGCCCGAAGGTCTGCTCGCGCCGACGGCGGGGCCGCCGCTCGCGAGAGAACGGACGGATCGCGGAGAGGGGCGGGCGCCGGGCCTCCGCTGCGGGTGGGGACGCGACAAGCCCCAGGATCGAATCCTGAGATCGCGCCGGCCAGGAGGCTTTGAGGTGATTTCCTCCTTCCGGAGGTTCCTAAATTGTGTAAAAAGCCGGCCGAGTCCACATCCACCACCACGTTCCTAACCAAAGCTCTCGGAGTTTTAAACGTTGGAGACTTAGGTGGTGTTTGTAGCTCTAAAAGTCAACCCAGCTTTAACAAGGTTTTCTTCTTGAAGTGGAACTTACCTTGGGAGATTAATTTTCgaaacccaccccccccccaccgcaccccccgcccccgcttAAGTGCAATTTCATTAATGTTTGATGGAAAGTAAATTGAATTGTAGCTCAAGATGGATCATGCACATGGCAACATTACTGCAGAGGAGTTATTACCATTTAGAGAAATGGAATAAACGTAATCAAAATATTGCTTATACGAATTGATATAGCTTTTTAAACTTaatgctgttttttaaatgttttgatcaTGATTTGGCAATGAGTGTTTGTAAATTATCCTAAAAGAGGCTTTTCCTCCTAAGATGCAGCTCATCAAAAGAAAGGATTGTAAGCTACTTTTTATATGGAAACTGGTCTCCCAAAATCAACGGACAAAATAAATTATACCCTATTCTACAGACATGTTATTTACTCTTTCTAAGGTATTTGATTATCTGAATTAAAGTACCTTGATAAAACACTAGAACAAGTAAGCAAAATTGCTAAGACAGACATCAATTAATCTATTTTTCAAAGCAtgtcaagaaggaagaaaataaggtgACTTATTGAATGGTAATCAGTGTGTAAAGAAtcagtaaaatattattttctcatatttagaAGTTAATAGGGGTTACACACCGATTTTGTTGGTGTTTTCTTGTACAAATAATGTATTTACTCTTTAATATGCTGGTTTATATTTCCTATGTTTCAAAAGGATATTTAAATATAACTTAAAAGAATTCAAGTACTTTTTTTAGCAAATGTCAAatgatcatttctttttcactacgttgtataggctttttttttttatactagtTGGCATGATGTGACAACACAGCTCAGTTTATTCATGATTTAAAGAACTGGTAGTAGattaaaaatgctaaaagaaGGCTGGAGAAAGTGAgttcataaaatgaagaaaaattaaagacataacATGGATAATGCATGTTTTACAAATAACCAAAACATTTCCCAGAGACCCTAAACCTCTTctacatttttgaaattttagaattatagtttgaagtgaaacattttatttcatttcattgcttGGGTATTTTTCTGAACTGtgcaaagtgtttttaaaagttgCACTTTCTCTATATTTTCTACAGTAAACAGTAATGATAATTAAAAACTCCAGTTCctttcacaaagagaaaaaaaacactaCAGAAGCAAGTGAATCAATCTTTATCAAGGGTCTGTGAATGCATTTTTGTAAACTGACAACtgatttttaacacattttacataaaatttgagcagaaaaaatatgaaaatgatgcAGTACACTTTCAGAAAATTCTCCCAGTTTGAGTTTTTGCATactaataaaattgattttcaaaATGCTAGCCAGGCTAGCATAACTATTACTGATGTGCCAGATTTAAAAATGCTTCTTTATATTGATTCCTTCAACTTCTgaaattctacttctagaaaaCATGTTATAAAAGTTCACatggtttgtaatttttttttttttttttacagcccaATACTTAACAAAAACAGTAGCTTATGGAGTAAGGGTTCCGAGtaacatatttaaagaaaataaatcttcatGCACAGTTTTTCCCTTGATAATTTCTGGAACAAAAAAATCCCTTAGACTAAGTGAACTATCAATCAAAAAGACCATTAAGAAGAAACAGCCTTCTTTATACAATATTTCCTGAAAGTGTATTTGGTACAGGCATATCTTTCTCCTTTCAGTGTTCCTTTAAATAGTAAGGGACTCAAGCCAGAGGTAATTGCTGCAGAGAGCTTAACATTCTGCACCCAGAAATGTACTGAGTTTATGTGTGCACATCCAGAAATTAGGATAAGTTTTGcttttgaaacattaaaatagaaaatgtttataCTGTAGAATTCCACATTCTGATTATTGTGAAACAAAagctttttttgcttcttttgcaaTTAGTGCTTTGCAGATCTTTTATAAAAACACAAACGGCCAGACTAGGTGAAACTCATTAACTGAAGAGGAGGATAAGTGTCTTCACAACCAAGAGAGAGGTTGGCTCAGGGTTTAAGTGGGAACAAAGCCCCTCCAAAGTTTAGCAGAGGCCACAGCAAAACTCAGTTTGAGAAATGCTAACTGAGGATGTCACAGTTTCCTAAAGGTTTTTGGGGTTTTACAACACTCTAACCTATTTTTTCCCAGTTGAGGCACAGAAACCAAAATCCAGAATCCAAGTTGCAGAGAGGAACGGCGGAGATTGCAGGTACTTTTCTGAAATCTGTGTTGGGATGTAAATtgaagtagtgtgtgtgtgtgtgtgtgtgtgtgtgtgtgtgtgtgtaaattgaagtagtgtgtgtgtgtgtgtgtgtgcgcgcgcgcgcgtgcgtgcgCACTTGCGCCCAGTGTTGAAAGATACAGGAAGGGTGTTTTGTACATGGAAGAGGGGGTGTAACCCAGTTGTCTTCTGTTTGAGGCTTTGCTTAGAACTAAAACCTAACAATCAGAACAAGTAAGTCAATCAGACTTTTATCAACACAGATGTTGTGTCCAAACTCCATTCTGCTATTGACTGTTTACTTTCAATTTAAAGCAAATCAGAGACACAATCCTGTTCACTAAATGCAAGCACCTTCCGAAGACTTGCTTTGTTAGCTGCATTTCGCAATGATGACTTTTAGAAAGACTTTTAAATTGGTGAACCATAATCACATAAAGACCCATGACTGGATTTTAAGATATGAATTTGTGCATAAGATAATGCACAGTGTAATGGTGATAAAAGTTTCAGATGTAGTTGAGAATACGAATGATACCGCCCAACTCTTTAACGTTAACATTAATATGTGGATAAAACTCTGTAAATTACTCaagtccagtttttaaaaatactgccaCTTGCCATGCTCAAATCCAATGAAACAGGGCACTaggatacattttattaaaaatgaattaaataagtaGACTTTTGCTGCTAGTGAAAATGGGTGAGCATCTGGAGAAGATTCAAAGAAGACGAAGTTGGGAGTCACTCTCTCCAGTAAGTATTGAGATCACTTTGTGATTTTAGGATCACTTTTATGTCATTATTTTTTGAGCACGGAGATTTGGAAGCTTCTGAGAGAGgtgttttggtttcctttgtttttgctttagaatgttggaatgaaatgccttttatttcagtttctaaaTTTCCATGTAACCTCTTTCAGTAGTTGCTTAGGTGATTTCTAATAAAAGTTTAATCACAAATATTACCTAAGTTTAAGTTGTGCAAACTGTTTTGCGGTAGTAAATGGTTCCATTCCCATTTCACACACACTAATTAAAGCCTGTTACCTCTGGTCCTCGTGCCATACATGCGGTATCAGATAACTAGCAATGCAGATGTTCACCTCACCCTGAGTGGAGAAGAAATGCGCCGAGAATGGGCCGCTTGCTAGTTAATTAGTTTTGGCGCTCGCGGGCCGAAGGCTAGCGGATCTGCTCCAGGCAGCCGCGGAGCTGGACGAGCCGGATGCAGGCCACGCCCGGGACCGCGCCGCCTGCTAACCCGGCTTCCAGGTTACGTCGGAGAACGACTGCATTCTGATTTCCAAGCCAAGCGAAATTCACTTACCCTGAGGCTTGGAAGTGAAAAAAACAGCAGCCTCGGAGAAGACCCTTTCCGCTGCCTCCTTCCAGGGCCGATGATCGCATCCGTGCGGGGAGCCAAGACGACGCTGGCCGGCGGCGAAGCTGCGGCGGGGACCCAAGGAACCCAGGTGATGATGCCGCCGACGCGCGCCCCCCTGAGCTGCCTGCCCGGCTGTGGCTCGGGGTCAGCCTGCAGGTCACCTCCCCACCTGCTTCCCCGATGCCGCGCGGCCGATGGACGGATGGCCGTGTGCTGCCCTCGACCTTACCCTGAAGACAGACGCTCACCACCGGCTCTCAGCGCCGCGATAAAGTCGGGCTGTCCCCAGGTTCTTATATGCTTAAAAACCTTCAACATGAGACCTTGAAAACCTTGTCCCTATTCAAGCGTAGTAAGGTGGAGTAAACTACACAAAATCGACCCGTTGGCTTTATTTACTCCGGAATGTGGAGAGGGCTAGTTACAGTTGTAAACGCGCCATTGAAAGTTCTAAAAAGCCTTTGTTGAAATAACGGGGACTTTTTCTGGAAGATTCAAACGTGGGGACAAGTTGTAAAGAGATGTCAGagtaaggagagagaaggaagcaaggGCTCACCACCTGCTATAGGAAAGCTAGGGGCTTAACTTTCCCATCAGGCTTTTGCTTAGATGtctttaaaacacttaaaaacattttcaaacttaATATGTTTTCATTAGTTATGTGCAGTGGTGCAAAAAACCAAGTCAAAATTACTTTAGATACGctcatgaaaacttaaaaaactaGACCAAAATTAAAGATCTGAGAAATCTAGGTCCTGTAGAAGCGTGGCTATAGGGTACTTATGAAGCTGTATATCCTAAGACATGAACATGGGCTCCTTCTGAATATGCAATACTTGATTCAggtgttatatttttaatattcagcaGATAAACAGCATTATTCCTTCATTCTATTGTGATGGTAATATATAATGGTTAATTCCCAGCAGAGACTCTTTATCTCAACAATAAAGAACTCTGCTCTTATTCACCCATCATCAGCAATGAACTCAATAGCTTCAAAATACCTTCCTATCCAAGGTTAAGGTGGGATTTTTCCTGAATAGATTTAAGATTAACAAGTTGCCTTTGTTGAATATTAAAGCAAAAATGTCAAAAGTCAGAAAGACAGAAACCTGATTTTACAATCTGAGGCTAGAATGGAAAAGGGGATAAATCTTCATACATGTGTCTAAATTTGTTGTGGAAAGCGAAAAACACATATGGAAGAGCTTGTGTGTGACCTGCAAGCATACACTTAAGGAATGAGTGTACTTACTAGCAAGGAAAAAATGAGTACAAATTTAGAATCTATTGtgaaataatgcaaaaatatacCAAGGAGCATAGGCAATTTAGCTAGGAATTAAacttttcaggttttcttttttaaatcctttatttattcatctctggctgtgctggatcttcattgctgcgctcTGGGTTTCTCCAGTTTTGGTGTGCGGGTTTTCCTTGTtgttgagcacaggctctagggcaagtggccttcagtagttgcagtgctgGGGcgtagttgccccatggcatgtggaatcttcttggactgGGAattgcattggctggcagattcttaatcactggacctctAAGGAAGTCCAAAACTTttcaagttttcttctttctttctgctcttccgttgtggttttttttttttttttcaactaaagTATAACTGACCTACAACACTGCATTAGTTCCAGGGGCATAGACTGATTCCAGATTTCTATACATTActaaatgatcaccacaataaatctagttaccatctgttaccatacaaaaataatattattatattctcCATGCTGTAAATTTCATcctatgactcatttattttgtaactagaAGTTTGTTTATACCACagtcttcctcacctctctctcaTCACCACCCCCTGaacttttctcaaactttgagAATTCTCCAAGAtttaaaacaaatctttaaaactgCAGCACAAATATGCATGAAATCTGTAAAATGTAGATAATCTCATGAAGATTTTATAATTTGCCAAATTAGTAGTGGAAAGGCATACGTGAGTCAGATGGGTTGTCTTTCTGACCATATCCTCTTAAAATCtacttcattgattttcttttgacatctaattgtagaaaattctgatatattgataaaaaaagaaaaaaaaaacaaccatacACTTGCCAAGATTTTCAAAGTTTAAatactgtaaaagaaaaacaacaaaagagaccAGAGTTCTAAGTTTTGCATTGTTTTTTACTAAAGTCCAGAAATTTCCATATGACAAGTACATCAATGAAATGTTCCCAAAGAAATACTGAACAATATACACTCTAGTTAGCTGAGGGTTCCAGCTCAAGAGTTCATACTTAATTCTTGTGCATTAA comes from Bubalus bubalis isolate 160015118507 breed Murrah chromosome 14, NDDB_SH_1, whole genome shotgun sequence and encodes:
- the NKX2-4 gene encoding homeobox protein Nkx-2.4, with the protein product MSLSPKHTTPFSVSDILSPIEETYKKFGGAMDGTPPGLGAAYRAPPPGPSSQAAAAAGMQPPHAMAGHNAAAAAAAAAAAAAAATYHMPPGVSQFPHGAVGGYCNGGLGNVGELPAYTDGVRGGAAAAATGWYGANPDPRYSSISRFMGPSAGVNVAGMGSLTGIADAAKSLAPLHAAAAPRRKRRVLFSQAQVYELERRFKQQKYLSAPEREHLASMIHLTPTQVKIWFQNHRYKMKRQAKDKAAQQLQQEAGLGPPPPPSPRRVAVPVLVKDGKPCQNGAATPTPQAGPQPPAPTPELEELSPSPPALHGAGAGLSGLDAAAAGDYGGSALGANLLYGRTW